A single window of Actinoallomurus bryophytorum DNA harbors:
- a CDS encoding ATP-binding protein: MITAGAPQPSRPSEFFSRTAELAAIGRRMRAAAAGQGGTMVICGEAGIGKTELLERVLDRAEGLRLVRAVGREFESELPFTGLHELCRPLLTWLKTLPAPQRTAVEVAFALRDGATPDRFRLGLAVLGLLSAAAREQPIVCAVDDAQWLDHASAQVLAFVARRVEHDPVMFLFAVREPATPALLGGLPTLTLTGLGNEDALALLASQLRAPLDERIRDQIVAEARGNPLALLELPRSVRTAELAGGFGLPKALPVPARIEAGYRERLAALPGDTQRLLLLAAAEPLGDPVLLWRAAEGLGVDAAAAAPAEAADLLDIGVRVRFRHPLVRSAVYDAATPDDRRGAHRALAEVTDPRADPDRRAWHRAQSVLGPDEDIAAELENAAVRASARGGMAAAAGFLERATALTPDPAGRAERALTAARFKHWAGAPDAATDLLATARMGPLDGLRRALAEVLTAQISVSTGAKDPAPLLDAARKVEEHDPLMARDVYVEAFLVAMRAGRLGAEDLLNDTAHEVAKALDAAPLTPAPRADLLLRALITRETDGYAAAVPAMRDAIEAFLAAAKAPKPRSRWLSIVSGMAIDLWDLENWRVIAEHHVRITRRKGALITLPSGLHFLAAAHLTAGEFQDAEALVAEANTIDPTGNPAGPPFADLALRAWRGDEEGFAALAERFNETAYESGEGHHLTVLDGTRAVLYNGIGRYDAAFDCAARACRHDELGFSALNPTEFIEAAARSGRQLQAGQVLAEFVARTDASGTDLAIGLQLNACALLTDGAGAEDLYQQSIHRLTHTRATAYLGRCHLVYGEWLRRETRRADAKTQLRIAYEMLSAIGAAGFAARAARELSACGEHPHRPASKPLDLLTPQELQIARLVAGGATSKEAAAQLFLSPRTVHAHLRSIFKKLGLNSRRQLHDLQLSSGNAETGK, encoded by the coding sequence GCGGGCGGTCGGCCGGGAGTTCGAGAGCGAGCTCCCGTTCACCGGACTGCACGAGCTGTGCCGGCCGCTGCTGACCTGGTTGAAGACACTGCCCGCCCCCCAGCGGACGGCGGTGGAGGTGGCCTTCGCCCTGCGCGACGGCGCGACGCCGGATCGCTTCCGGCTCGGCCTGGCCGTGCTCGGCCTGCTGTCGGCCGCCGCGCGCGAGCAGCCGATCGTCTGTGCCGTCGACGACGCGCAGTGGCTCGACCACGCCTCCGCGCAGGTCCTGGCATTCGTGGCTCGCCGCGTCGAGCACGACCCGGTCATGTTCCTGTTCGCGGTACGCGAGCCGGCCACGCCCGCACTGCTCGGCGGGCTGCCCACGCTCACCCTCACCGGGCTCGGCAACGAGGACGCGCTGGCACTGCTCGCCTCCCAGCTGCGCGCGCCACTGGACGAACGGATCCGCGACCAGATCGTCGCCGAGGCGCGCGGCAACCCGCTGGCCCTGCTCGAGCTTCCACGCAGCGTGAGAACCGCGGAGCTGGCCGGCGGCTTCGGCCTGCCCAAGGCGCTCCCGGTCCCCGCGCGCATCGAGGCCGGGTACCGCGAGCGGCTGGCCGCCCTCCCGGGGGACACCCAGCGGCTGCTCCTGCTGGCGGCCGCCGAGCCCCTCGGCGACCCGGTGCTGTTGTGGCGGGCGGCCGAAGGGCTCGGCGTCGACGCCGCCGCGGCCGCGCCGGCCGAGGCCGCCGATCTGCTCGACATCGGCGTCCGCGTACGGTTCCGGCACCCGCTGGTCCGGTCCGCCGTCTACGACGCGGCGACCCCGGACGACCGCCGCGGCGCACACCGCGCGCTGGCCGAGGTCACCGATCCGCGGGCGGACCCGGACCGCCGGGCGTGGCATCGCGCCCAGTCGGTGCTCGGACCCGACGAGGACATCGCGGCCGAACTGGAGAACGCCGCCGTACGCGCGTCCGCCCGCGGCGGCATGGCCGCGGCGGCCGGCTTCCTCGAGCGCGCCACGGCCCTGACCCCCGACCCCGCCGGCCGGGCCGAACGTGCGTTGACCGCGGCGCGCTTCAAGCACTGGGCCGGTGCGCCCGATGCCGCGACCGACCTGCTGGCCACCGCCAGGATGGGCCCGCTCGACGGACTGCGGCGGGCGCTCGCCGAAGTGTTGACCGCCCAGATCTCCGTCAGCACCGGTGCGAAGGATCCGGCCCCGCTCCTCGACGCGGCGCGGAAGGTCGAGGAACACGACCCGCTGATGGCCCGCGACGTGTACGTCGAGGCCTTTCTCGTCGCCATGCGCGCCGGTCGCCTCGGCGCCGAGGACCTGTTGAACGACACCGCCCACGAGGTGGCGAAGGCACTGGACGCGGCGCCCCTGACCCCGGCGCCCCGCGCGGACCTTCTGCTGCGGGCACTGATCACGCGGGAGACGGACGGCTACGCCGCCGCCGTGCCCGCGATGCGGGACGCGATCGAGGCCTTCCTGGCCGCGGCGAAGGCGCCGAAGCCCAGGTCCCGTTGGCTCTCGATCGTCTCCGGAATGGCGATCGACCTCTGGGACCTGGAGAACTGGCGTGTCATCGCCGAACACCACGTTCGCATCACCCGCCGGAAGGGCGCGCTCATCACCCTGCCGAGCGGGCTGCACTTCCTCGCCGCCGCGCACCTCACCGCCGGCGAGTTCCAGGACGCCGAGGCGCTGGTCGCCGAGGCCAACACGATCGATCCCACCGGAAACCCGGCCGGCCCGCCGTTCGCGGACCTGGCGCTGCGTGCCTGGCGCGGCGACGAGGAGGGCTTCGCCGCGCTGGCCGAGCGGTTCAACGAGACGGCGTACGAGTCCGGCGAGGGCCATCACCTCACGGTGCTCGACGGCACGCGGGCGGTGCTGTACAACGGCATCGGCCGGTACGACGCCGCCTTCGACTGCGCCGCACGTGCGTGCCGGCACGACGAGCTCGGGTTCTCCGCGTTGAACCCGACCGAGTTCATCGAGGCCGCCGCGCGCAGTGGCCGGCAGTTGCAGGCCGGGCAGGTGCTGGCGGAGTTCGTCGCGAGGACCGATGCGAGCGGCACCGACCTGGCCATCGGCCTGCAGCTGAACGCCTGTGCGCTGCTCACCGACGGCGCCGGCGCCGAGGACCTCTACCAGCAGTCCATCCACCGGCTGACCCATACCCGCGCCACGGCCTACCTCGGCCGTTGCCACCTGGTCTACGGGGAGTGGCTGCGCCGGGAGACCCGGCGCGCGGACGCCAAGACCCAGCTGCGCATCGCCTACGAGATGCTGTCGGCGATCGGTGCCGCCGGGTTCGCCGCTCGCGCCGCGCGTGAGCTGTCCGCGTGCGGCGAGCATCCCCACCGTCCCGCCTCCAAGCCGCTCGACCTGCTCACCCCGCAGGAGCTCCAGATCGCCCGCCTCGTCGCGGGCGGCGCCACCTCGAAAGAGGCCGCCGCGCAGCTCTTCCTCAGTCCTCGCACCGTCCACGCGCATCTGCGCAGCATCTTCAAGAAACTCGGCCTCAACTCCCGCCGGCAACTTCACGACCTGCAACTGAGCTCAGGCAATGCCGAGACCGGGAAATAG
- a CDS encoding WXG100 family type VII secretion target: MAEPSVTVGGVTYHVTPEYLAQASTDATSAAERIKGELDQIKTYVYSLEEVWKGIAHDRFVALMSEYDILANMLHQALTGIASGLHGNYINYRDSEQQNITNLTSIESNMPGGHTVLANLT; this comes from the coding sequence ATGGCGGAACCATCGGTGACCGTGGGAGGCGTGACGTACCACGTCACGCCCGAATATCTGGCTCAGGCGTCGACCGACGCCACCAGTGCCGCAGAGCGGATCAAAGGCGAGCTGGACCAGATCAAGACGTACGTCTACAGCCTTGAGGAAGTCTGGAAGGGCATCGCGCACGACCGGTTCGTGGCGCTGATGAGCGAGTACGACATTCTCGCGAACATGCTGCACCAGGCCCTGACTGGAATCGCGAGCGGCCTGCACGGCAACTACATCAACTACCGCGACTCCGAGCAGCAGAACATCACCAACCTGACCTCCATCGAGTCGAACATGCCGGGCGGTCACACGGTGCTGGCCAACCTGACCTGA
- a CDS encoding WXG100 family type VII secretion target: protein MADIDGSDIYVGEGLGAAGTWLNGRAGEISEDLEALKNKLAPLQDSWNHSQAATYYQDMQQEWNIAAEGLFGPTGILGEIAQAMHVNWGNYTDAEWSNIKTWRH, encoded by the coding sequence ATGGCCGACATCGACGGCTCCGACATCTACGTCGGCGAAGGACTGGGCGCCGCCGGCACCTGGCTCAACGGGCGCGCCGGAGAGATCTCGGAAGACCTGGAGGCCCTGAAGAACAAGCTCGCGCCGTTGCAGGACTCGTGGAACCACAGCCAGGCGGCGACCTACTACCAGGACATGCAGCAGGAGTGGAACATCGCGGCGGAGGGGCTGTTCGGCCCGACCGGCATCCTGGGTGAGATCGCCCAGGCCATGCACGTCAACTGGGGCAACTACACCGATGCCGAGTGGTCGAACATCAAGACCTGGAGGCACTGA
- a CDS encoding EsaB/YukD family protein, with translation MTDERCRITIVGELRSVDLAVPARAPIADYVPALAGMCGQADSDAIPAAWTLAPAEGRPFEPHQSLEAAGVLDGTTLYLRDVLQGESDGPVVADIAEQLAEIDDDGIAWNARARAYTTVALGLLIVLLAAGALGAGDQEAPVLGPVLFATGVASAVLAWAAGAKAWPVPGLLRLVMAMVTCPLLGLAALSLPLHGAASPVAVALTASIGAFVAYLAAPAIATLVLQIVCGSSMVLTVLLAVLHAGRVEVAAVTGVAMFFAISALPRLAAQVAAVPPGPAQMDDIEGAVQRVRRLLVFLTAVCCLVLDACLVVLSGSDDWYAFGLTVCLGLALLCRASSSRLRAVVAAVLTSGTAGLTALAIRAPGHVFGPQSRLGAPDAAGWLAPMAALVVGAVVVWCGLVLCFRSSLRQAEFGERWSWSVALANFLGAVSVPLAVGVFGVFGDLIRAGGKM, from the coding sequence GTGACCGACGAGCGGTGCCGGATCACGATCGTGGGCGAGCTCAGGAGCGTGGATCTGGCGGTTCCGGCGCGCGCGCCGATCGCGGACTACGTTCCCGCGCTCGCCGGCATGTGCGGACAGGCGGATTCGGACGCCATACCCGCGGCCTGGACACTGGCGCCGGCCGAAGGACGGCCCTTCGAGCCGCACCAGTCGCTGGAGGCCGCCGGGGTTCTCGACGGTACGACGCTCTATCTCCGCGATGTGCTCCAGGGCGAGTCCGACGGCCCGGTCGTCGCCGACATCGCGGAACAGCTCGCCGAGATCGACGACGACGGAATCGCGTGGAACGCCCGTGCGCGGGCGTACACCACAGTCGCACTCGGCCTCCTCATCGTGCTGCTCGCGGCCGGCGCGCTCGGAGCGGGCGACCAGGAAGCGCCCGTACTCGGGCCGGTGCTGTTCGCGACCGGCGTGGCCTCGGCGGTACTCGCCTGGGCGGCCGGGGCGAAGGCGTGGCCGGTGCCGGGACTGCTGCGGCTGGTCATGGCCATGGTGACCTGCCCGCTGCTGGGACTCGCGGCGCTCTCGCTGCCGCTGCACGGGGCGGCGTCGCCGGTCGCGGTCGCGCTGACCGCCTCGATCGGCGCGTTCGTGGCCTATCTGGCGGCCCCGGCGATCGCCACGCTGGTGCTTCAGATCGTCTGCGGTTCGTCGATGGTGCTGACGGTCCTGCTCGCGGTCCTGCACGCGGGCCGGGTGGAGGTCGCGGCCGTGACCGGGGTGGCGATGTTCTTCGCGATCAGCGCGCTGCCGAGGCTCGCGGCGCAGGTCGCGGCGGTACCGCCGGGACCTGCGCAGATGGACGACATCGAGGGCGCGGTACAGCGGGTCCGGCGGCTACTCGTCTTCCTGACCGCGGTGTGCTGCCTCGTGCTGGACGCGTGCCTGGTGGTGCTGAGCGGTTCGGACGACTGGTATGCCTTCGGGCTCACGGTCTGCCTCGGCCTGGCGCTGCTGTGCCGCGCGAGCTCCTCGCGGCTGCGCGCGGTCGTTGCCGCCGTCCTGACCAGCGGCACGGCCGGGCTGACAGCGCTGGCGATCCGCGCCCCCGGCCATGTCTTCGGGCCGCAGAGCCGTCTCGGTGCCCCGGACGCCGCCGGCTGGCTGGCGCCGATGGCGGCGCTCGTGGTCGGCGCGGTCGTGGTCTGGTGTGGCCTGGTGCTGTGTTTCCGCAGCTCGTTGCGGCAGGCCGAGTTCGGCGAGCGGTGGAGCTGGTCGGTCGCCCTGGCGAACTTCCTGGGCGCGGTGAGCGTGCCGCTCGCCGTCGGCGTCTTCGGTGTCTTCGGCGACCTCATACGGGCCGGCGGAAAGATGTGA
- a CDS encoding right-handed parallel beta-helix repeat-containing protein, giving the protein MLTNRTHKPSRERVAPGSWGAHATIGAAMRAAAPGAVVSVLPGVYRESLGLNRDVTLVAEKGPGTVRVVGVRGPALTVHDGAVTVSGLTFEAASPGESVVLVSGGAPALRGCRVTGGRLEVTGDAAAVLAGCTLTGVGRTAALLTGTSRTALEDCTVRSAGGDGIVVDDEARAVCTGTVVDGAGARGVHLTGSARGSFTRCEVRGTADVAVHAAGGSALALIDCRLHETGAQGVRLGDRAGRRADDGQGRRDGASAEEPQSSRVHAVLLVRCEIFNTAAAGVLAEDEAAAELDACHVHDTGRASVIAGGSATLHLKDVRAVAAQDTALAVSGAATVTADGATLARTGANGLYADGDAHVTLTDCEIRDTAYTAVHAVGGARVTLAGCRIHTTPEYGVRACGQAELVIGDTEVRDTAMAGVFVDGGDAVLRGCHISRTRTGASLRTTHRPLLADCRLTDIDGVGVEVGPGTAALVENCRIERTGSTGLFLDAGSAARIDGCAIAGVEGSAVSVGAGARPRVRGLSIEGAAHNGLFVTEHAEGLFEDLRIAGTGFPAIYVETHAAPVVRRCLVSGSDHDLVVCEGAEPVFEECRSEGVRESTLPQHAPSGPARAASPARPGAGPGEGDEPETAEERLARLREELDVLVGLDGVKREVVNLTKLMQMVKVRQEAGLPPPPLSRHLVFAGNPGTGKTTVARVYGGFLHALGLLERGHLVEADRGDLVGEYVGHTAPKTQAAFRRALGGVLFIDEAYSLVPHGQPNDFGQEAIATLVKLMEDHRDEVVVIVAGYTGEIRRFLDSNAGLASRFTRTLTFEDYTSDELVRIVRYHARRHEYECPPPTLDALRAFFEGLPRGDRFGNGRTARQVFQLMTERHAQRIADDLEVEGPGDLTTLLPGDLPPPEAV; this is encoded by the coding sequence GTGCTGACGAACAGGACGCACAAACCGTCGCGGGAGCGCGTGGCGCCGGGCAGCTGGGGCGCTCACGCGACGATCGGGGCCGCCATGCGAGCCGCGGCGCCAGGCGCGGTGGTCTCCGTCCTGCCGGGTGTCTACCGGGAGAGCCTCGGGCTGAACCGTGACGTCACGCTGGTGGCCGAGAAGGGCCCGGGCACCGTACGGGTCGTGGGGGTCCGCGGTCCGGCGCTGACCGTGCACGACGGCGCGGTCACCGTGTCCGGGCTGACGTTCGAGGCCGCATCACCGGGTGAGTCGGTCGTCCTGGTCTCCGGCGGCGCTCCCGCCCTGCGCGGCTGCCGGGTTACCGGCGGCCGTCTCGAGGTGACGGGCGACGCGGCCGCAGTGCTGGCGGGATGCACGCTCACCGGCGTCGGCCGCACGGCCGCGCTCCTGACCGGTACGAGCCGTACGGCCCTGGAGGACTGCACCGTACGGTCCGCGGGCGGCGACGGGATCGTCGTGGACGACGAGGCCCGGGCCGTGTGCACCGGCACCGTCGTCGACGGCGCGGGCGCCCGCGGCGTCCACCTGACCGGTTCGGCGCGCGGATCGTTCACCCGGTGCGAGGTGCGCGGCACCGCGGACGTCGCCGTCCACGCGGCGGGCGGCAGCGCACTGGCGCTGATCGACTGCCGGCTCCACGAGACCGGCGCGCAGGGTGTACGGCTCGGAGACAGGGCCGGGCGCCGGGCGGACGACGGCCAGGGCCGGCGGGACGGCGCCTCGGCCGAGGAGCCGCAGAGCTCCCGCGTCCACGCGGTGCTGCTCGTCCGCTGTGAGATCTTCAACACCGCCGCGGCCGGCGTGCTGGCCGAGGACGAGGCGGCGGCGGAGCTGGACGCGTGCCACGTCCACGACACCGGCCGGGCGAGCGTCATCGCCGGTGGGTCCGCCACGCTGCACCTGAAGGACGTACGTGCCGTCGCCGCCCAGGACACCGCGCTCGCGGTCTCCGGCGCCGCGACCGTCACCGCCGACGGCGCGACACTCGCCCGCACCGGCGCGAACGGCCTGTACGCGGACGGGGACGCGCACGTGACGCTCACCGACTGCGAGATCCGCGACACCGCCTACACGGCCGTCCACGCGGTCGGCGGGGCACGTGTCACGCTGGCCGGCTGCCGGATCCACACCACGCCCGAGTACGGCGTACGCGCGTGCGGCCAGGCAGAGCTGGTCATCGGCGATACCGAGGTGCGCGACACCGCGATGGCCGGTGTGTTCGTCGACGGCGGTGACGCGGTGCTGCGCGGCTGCCACATCAGCCGTACGCGGACCGGGGCGAGTCTGCGCACGACGCACCGCCCGCTGCTGGCCGACTGCCGGCTCACCGACATCGACGGAGTCGGCGTGGAGGTCGGCCCCGGCACCGCGGCCCTGGTCGAGAACTGCCGGATCGAGCGCACCGGATCGACCGGGCTGTTCCTCGACGCGGGCAGCGCCGCGCGGATCGACGGGTGCGCGATCGCCGGCGTGGAGGGCAGCGCGGTGTCCGTGGGCGCGGGCGCCCGGCCGCGGGTGCGCGGGCTGAGCATCGAAGGGGCCGCGCACAACGGGCTCTTCGTGACCGAGCACGCGGAGGGGCTTTTCGAGGACCTGCGGATCGCCGGCACCGGGTTCCCCGCGATCTACGTCGAGACGCACGCGGCGCCCGTCGTACGCCGGTGCCTGGTGTCCGGCAGCGACCACGACCTGGTGGTCTGCGAGGGGGCCGAGCCCGTCTTCGAGGAGTGCCGCTCGGAAGGGGTGCGCGAGAGCACCCTCCCGCAGCACGCGCCGAGCGGCCCGGCGCGGGCGGCCTCGCCCGCGCGGCCTGGCGCGGGCCCGGGAGAGGGCGACGAGCCGGAGACGGCCGAGGAGAGGCTCGCACGGCTGCGCGAGGAACTCGACGTGCTCGTGGGCTTGGACGGCGTCAAGCGCGAGGTCGTGAACCTCACCAAGCTGATGCAGATGGTGAAGGTCCGGCAGGAGGCCGGGCTGCCCCCGCCTCCGCTGAGCCGGCATCTGGTGTTCGCGGGCAATCCGGGGACCGGCAAGACGACGGTCGCGCGAGTGTACGGCGGGTTCCTGCACGCGCTGGGCCTGCTGGAGCGCGGGCACCTGGTCGAGGCGGACAGGGGCGATCTGGTCGGCGAGTACGTCGGCCACACCGCGCCCAAGACGCAGGCGGCCTTCCGCAGGGCGCTCGGCGGCGTGCTGTTCATCGACGAGGCCTACTCCCTGGTCCCGCACGGCCAGCCGAACGACTTCGGCCAGGAGGCGATCGCCACGCTGGTCAAGCTCATGGAGGACCATCGGGACGAGGTCGTGGTCATCGTCGCCGGCTACACCGGGGAGATCCGGCGCTTCCTCGACTCCAACGCCGGGCTCGCGTCGCGGTTCACCCGCACGCTGACGTTCGAGGACTACACGTCCGACGAGCTGGTACGGATCGTGCGGTACCACGCCCGCCGGCACGAGTACGAATGCCCGCCGCCGACCCTCGACGCGCTGCGCGCGTTCTTCGAGGGGTTGCCGCGCGGCGACCGATTCGGCAACGGCCGCACCGCACGGCAGGTCTTCCAGCTGATGACCGAACGGCACGCGCAGCGGATCGCCGACGACCTCGAGGTGGAGGGCCCCGGCGACCTGACCACTCTGCTGCCGGGCGACCTGCCGCCCCCCGAGGCGGTGTGA